A region of the Mus musculus strain C57BL/6J chromosome X, GRCm38.p6 C57BL/6J genome:
CACTCTGTCAGTtattttccctcctttctcctcccctcttcctcctgtctttcCTCCAACATCTCCCCCAGTTCTTCagctttcctttctgtctctcccttgccttcttctctctctccattgcaccagctcctctccttcttcttgctTTCCCCTTTTCTGTACCCACTACAATTATTTCACCACttaccttttctttatttcttttcccccATCCCACTCCCTCCATCCTCTTCATTCCTCCAACTTCTCTTTTCCTTACCTCCCCTTCATTTCTCCCCTGTGCCCCACAAACTTTAgttttttcccctccttttctctcttctgagcTCCAACATCCTCTAGCCTCTCCCTTTTTCCCTACTCACCCCTTCCTTACCTTACTctaccctcctcccccttcccttacaGCTCTTCCATCTATCCTACTTACTCCTTTCTGTACCCTCCCTTCTCATGCCCCCTCCTCCATTCCCCTTGCCCcagtcccctcccactcccctcttgtGCTGCTTGTTTTTATGTCAATTGATACAATcaagagtcatctgggaagagggacccaAATTGTCCTTACCAGTCTCTCATATAGCCTGTGGGTATGTATAcagggaattttcttgattaatgataaatgataaatgaagGAGGGCCAAGGCCACTGAGAGAAGTGCCAGTCTTGAGCAGATGGTCCTGGATTgtccaaagaacatacacggactggacctaggcctccccacacaagATATGtaccttggtcttcatgtgggtactGATCAACAGGAATggaagctataccaaaagttgttacctgtatatggaatatgtttttgttttgttttgttttgttttgttttgttttgttttgttttgttttgttttgctttgctttgttttgctttgttttagctgGGTTGTCTTGtcaggtctcagtgagagaggaggTGCTTAACCTCGAAAAGACTTGAAGTGCTAAGGTGAAGGAATACACAGGAGGGCCTTTACCCACACAGAGGAGAAGGCAAGGGGTGTTGAGGGAAGGATTGTGTAAGGGGCTGATGAGGAGTGGGGTAGTGAGTGGAATGTAACacgaataagaaaaaaaaaacagaagtaaataaaaaagaaatatagatgagaagtaagcagccttcctccctggaatcttcttcagtttcacgtTGAGTTCCTACTTTGGCGTCCCTTCATGGTGAACTGTGCTGAGACAATGTAAAGCAAATAaatcccctttcctcccccaagttgCATTGGGTCAGGTTTGATTACAAGAATAGAAAGCAAACTCTGGAtaacttcccttcctctcctcccatcacACTGCACCTCCCCTTTTCTGACACTAATTCTACTTCCTTCCTGTCCCATCTCCTTTACTTCCTTCTACcccatttcttctcttctccccatcATCATTGTCCCTTGCTCCATTgttattttttcttcctctcttccccttccctctccctctaccatCCACTACTCTCcactccctttcctctctgttcctccttccctccccctcactTTACCTCCAGTCTCCCTTTCCTTTACTCACTCCTTTCCccatccccttcctctccctccattgTAATCTCACTACTTCTTCTCCTGCTCTTCTAGCCTTCCCCTACCAGTTCCTCTTTCACCATCTCTTTCCTACTACTCCGTTCCTTCCTGTTAGTCTCTCTGTTCACTCAATTATAATTTCCCCCTCCTTTCTCATTCATTTTTAAGTCTCTTCTCTCTACCTCTTCCCTTATCCCTTTTTCCTGGCTCCACCCCttctgcttccctttcctctttaaacaGCTACCTTAACCTGTTTTTTTGCTTTCTTCCCACTTCCTCTTTTGCTCTTTATGCATTTATCCTTGATTCTttactcctttttctttttctagatttctctcctcatctctattttcccccttcttccttaATCCCCTAGCTCCCCTACAAATTTTCCTATCCTTGCCTCCCTTACAATTTTCCTATCCTTGCATGCCCTTTCTTCCTATTgctcttctgttttctctccttccttagtttttattactgtttgcttttttcatttttaattatcaaGGAACTTTCTTACAAAGAGTTTCCCCTGCTAAATCTTGTTCTTACTTTATTGATCAGACCTGACCTGTTCCTTTTAGGGTTCTGCAGCCTGCTGGAGATGTTGCAGAGCTGCTGCCTGACCTGTTCCTTATAGGACTCTGCAGCCTGCTGGAGATGGTGCAGAGCTGCTTAGGTCTGCTATTGCTGCCAGTCACTGGGTGTTATTTGGACTGCTAGAATGGTCCTGAGTCCCTTCATTCTTTTCCAGCTGACtagggtttcttttcttcttgcccCTATAGCAAATAACGATCACCACCGTTGCATTCTTGTCCTTGTTCGGGCTCTGAGCGAGGACTTCTTTCACTCTCCTGATTATCTTCTCCTTCTGCTCAAGAAACAAGAAAAGGCAGGAGAACGTTAAGTTTGGGGTCAGATGTACAGTAGATGGCAAGGAaagctttataaaaaaaaaaaaaaaaaaaaaaaaaacagtaacactCAGGAAAGGTTTTATAACAAGAAACCCATGAGTCAGGGAAATATGGGAAAGGAGGAGAAGCTTTGGATCATCTAACCTTCTCATCTCGCTTGTTCTGACGCTGAACAGGCCCTTCTCCTTCATTCTTTTCCAAGGTATTGCTTTGTGTAGGCTGTTCTTCCATCTTTCTGGTGATCTTTAGTTACACTAGCTTCCCCTACTATACAGCTTTCTGTAAGCAGTGTTACCCCTGGCAGTAATGACCAGGAGGTCTCCTGCCTGCTCCTTATATACCTACTACAGCATAATGGGAAGCCACACCCTTAAGGATTGTTTGGTAACCAAGGGACTCCAGGCAGTATCAGGTTTCCAGCCAATGGTGCTCTCTGCTGGGTTAGGTATCACAGACACGCTTATAGCTGACACATTCATGGGTGTGGTAGGCTGGGGGAAAGTATGGAGGAAGACAAGGTGCTGTCGTGGTCAGTGAACACTGAACTATATAGCTCTAACTGACCTTCTCATCTCCCCATGTTAAGTTTTCATTACACACATGAAAAGAAGGGGGATACCTTCAAACCTTTCCTAGGGCAACCCTTATTGTATTGTTCCTTGGAACATGGTGCTATATATTCATCCTCATTATTATCTAGTAGTTTGGATGTCTTTCTCAAAATTTGTAAAGTTAATGTACATCATGTTAAATCATGCTGAAAATGAGCTTCATCTTATATCCCTCTTATAACACAGTCTAACAAACATTGAAGACAATTAACTTTTTGGCTACTTCTGTGCAGTATTTCTGTCCCATCTGGTTCTCTTCATGTGATTCTCTATAGGATATCCATCTAGAACTCCTCAAAATTTGGCTTCCCAACTGAAATCACAGCCTCAGTATGTCAAATGTCTGAGTGGAAAATAACCTTGTTACACATCAGTCCAGTGTGTTCATATTCAAGCTTCAAAGTGTAGCTTTCATACACAGGTTTTACAAAGTAAGGGGAGGAGTTGTTTATATGGTGAAAGTACTGTGAGCTGCACTGTTTTCAGTGCTTTAGTTGGGAAAGTATACCCAGAGCGTGTGCTGAAGATTCTACTATGTAAAGAGGTATGAGGATGGCTTTGTTGTGAATGTGCAAATGTTTCtggaccaaaggaaaaaaaaatcaaaatcaatctTTTAAATGCATGGGGGATGGAATGGAGAAGAGAGATGTCTTACCCCATAGTTCTCAAGTAGGTCGCAGAACTGGTCCCATTTCACTTAGAATTTGAATATCTCAAAagggaaaagtaaagaaaaatagtaGCAAAGTTTATTGCAATATGATACCCTGATGTATCAGTATGATACTATCAATGCAAATGGGGCTACCAAGATATACTAGTTTTCAAGAAAATATTGAGGCAATTACTTGAAGATGATAAAGAATCGGCTTGACCCTgatgttcccttgtactggggcatataaagtttgcaagaccaatgggcctctcttcccaatgatggccgactaggccatcttctgatgcatatgcatctagagacaggagctctgtgggtactggttagttcatattgttgttccacctatagggttgcagacccctttagctccttgggtacttcctctaggtcctccattgggggccctgtgttccatcctatagatgactgtgagcatcagggccaagaagtgggagtgggtgggtaggggagtgaggggagggtattgggtacttttgggatagcattggacatataaatgaagaaaatacctaaaaaaaaatcatctgaaaaaaaaaaaaagaattggcttGACTTGATTTCTCattctatagattttttttcaaaaaatgacTCAACCTACTTCTTTTAGCCTCTGCTTGTAACCCTGTAATGGTGCATGAAAATGGTAAAATCAATTGCTTAAAACATGAGGCAGAAGAcataggagagaagaaaagactgGAGCCTTATACTCATCTTCATGGGAATACTACCAAGGGCCTATGGAACccctgttgggaacaaaataaagaggGGTGGGTGGCAGGGAGGCCCggggagaagtgggggaggaaaaggggccTAACATCTGACCAGAattcctatgctctgggcaggtggacacagGCAGAGCTGCCTGATACTTTTCCACTTGGTCCCAGATGAGCATCTAAGGCTGACCCCACGCAACAGGGGGTAGAAAAGGGGCAACATCCTACAAGGGACCccggagctaccttgctaaagccccagggttgtaggagagagggatTAGGGAAGGAGTTCCCAACACTGGTGAGAGAGCATGCAGTGGCTATGGATGGAGCAGAggctctctatggtttaagagctttattatagaaatgcagggggaaagagagaaggtagaagaggggGGAggttagagagaaaaagagagagagaggagagtagaGGAGAATACAAAGAGGAAGggatgaggagagagaagtgagatgtaatggaacaaaggagtaagagaatGAGGTGGGGGCCTAatagccccttttatggtcttcactgttgctaggtaactggggaggcatttagcctgaaagtcagaagcttgggccattgcctacatggctactgaccatgcttctcttgtgggggctgtgggaggtggtaccttaggcagggtccggatttccaggagcatgagggaacgcgtAACATGTCATGTAGGTGATGCTATCTTGGAGGTCAGGTTTGAACAAAGTAGACACATGATGGACACTAATGAGAAAAGGGGTATAGGGCATCTTTTCTTAGTGAACTTCAGGTATTCAGTGATTACTACCTATACCTATTTGGGCATTGGTATGCCTACTTCTGAGTTTTATTTGGGGAGAAGTCCTCTTGTTTACAGCTAATGGTGACAGTACCAGTctggaaaaaaaagagtagaataTACACAGGTATGAGATATCAAATAGACCATGTCAGAACCAATTAAAACATTGAAAGTTGagtcaggtagtggtggcacacccctttaatcccagcacttgggaggcagaggcaggcagatttctgagttcgaggccagccttgtctacagagtgagtaccaggacagccagagctaaacagagaaaccctttcttgataaactaaaccaaaaccaaaccaaaaacaaaacaacaaacaaaacaacaaacaaacaaaaaacattgaaaGTAAAGTAGTTTCCATCTTCATACAAAATGGGTGCTTGCTATCAGGCAGTGTGAGGAGTAAGACAGTTTGTATATATCCATATCCAGTGTTTTAATATTTCCCCTCTGAAATGGCTTAGGTTAAGGAGTGTAATCCCTTATTATTGTGCCTAATACAAAAAGTGTGCAATGCCATGTGATAGCCTGAGGGAGTTTGCAATGAGAAATACCTGCAATTGTACAGatcaaaaggagagaaaaaaaacccattGTTAGGTTTTTGTCACCCCACCACAAAAGAACTTGATAGGATATTCTTTCATTCTAAAGAGACTCTTCTGGAAACATTTGCTCAAAATCAATATTACATATTTAGGTGTTTTGTGGGCGAGTATAGAATGTGgtatttaatgttttgtttatattttgcctACTAGGGCTTAGTATACTCCATTTCTCTCATTGTAATTGGTTCCTGATATGTGTGACAATGTAGGAATATAGTCTGGTTAAAAGTTGAAAAGGActgtgacttttatttttttttaaacctcaccCCTCCATTGCCAGGTATCTTGAACATAGAATCTCTGTTCAGTCATGGTTTGGGATTTAATACTTTCTACATATAAAGACAGCACAGGAAAACATCCTTGTACTAGCATTTCAGGCTCAGATAAGGAAACCTCATTTAAATGATCATTGACTTTTCCCAACTCATGGTATATTGGGTGGATATACTTTGTAGGTGTCAGCACAATAGTgaggcattcttttttttccatttttaattaggtatttagctcatttacatttccaatgctataccaaaagtcccccatacccacccccacactcccctacccacccactccccctttttggccctggtgttcccctgtactgggacatataaagttttcaagtccaatgggcctctctttgcagtgatggccgactaggccatcttttgatacatatgcagctagagacaagagctccggggtactgcttagttcatattgttgttccacctatagggttgcagttccctttatttccttgggtgctttctctagttcctccattgggggccctgtggtccattcaatagctgactgtgagcatccacttctgtgtttgctaggcccttgcacagtctcacaagagacagctatatccgggtcctttcagcaaaatcttgctagagtatgcaatggtgtcagcgtttggaattCTTGCCTTGAATGATACCACCATGCCCTTACCTCAGTAATGTGGACAAGACAGTCTGTATGTTCTGTTTTAGAATCATCAGTACAATCAATTCACCATTAGCTATTCTCCCTGCAAGGAAGTTTCACTATCATATAATATTCTCTTCTATACAACATCTTATTTCTTAAGCCATAGAATCTGAAGTTTCCTTCATATCTACATCCAGTGCAGTTGTGGACTCTTCCATGTAGGTTAGTGAATACAGAATACAGACATGCTCTTGTCTAATGGAGCTGCTATATTCCTTGTAGGATGGTAGCAATTCATCTATCACTGTCTCAGTCTCATCACCCTCCTTCTTAGCCATTTTGGCTAAAGGAGAATCCAAAACCAGTATTTGAAACATCTGAGTGGATTTCATATATattgcagggaaaaaaaatcccattttggAGACCAGGGCTCAGAGTACCACACTTGTCTACTTTATCAGCTTGCACTAGGATCAGGGTCATCTGTCTCCTATAAATTGTCAGTTGGAGGTAGGTCACTGGGGGGAGGCAGCCCTAGGTTGGCTTCAGTTGACTTCTGCCCTGTGCTGCCCACCCTCTCATTGTTGTTGGATATCAGCCAACTTTCCTTTATCAATGTTCTTCTCCCATTCATTCTTATGCTCATTACACAGCAGTTGTCTGTGTTGTTTCTGCACATGCTACAAGCCTTGGCTTTGCCATTCCTCTTCTCAGCCTTCCCTTTTCTAACAAGAACACAGTGACCCGAATGGACTGGAAAGACATAGAGCCACAGTTTGACAGGTCAGATTAGAGTTCACATCCCTGACTCAAAGTTTTGTCCCCACCCACCATCagtttttcttcaaaatgtttcACATCTTGCTATATATTCTCCCTGAGTAACCAAAAGGGCTTTCACATTcagaaaacacaaagaatctgTTAAAAGTCACATAATGCCCTAGGTGTGGTTGGGATTCAGCTAAGCAGAGTCTGCCCTCATCTTCCCTGAGGAACAGAGACATGGGGAAAGGCTACTGAGAGGCAAGAAGGAGTGGTTTATCCATGTGAATTATTAATACAAAATCTGAATGGGAAGCTTAAGAGGAGTTTTAATCTTAATTACCATGCACTGCAAACAACGCAAACACCTTCAGTGGGGGAGGGTTGGGTGAATTCTATTGCATGCCTTTCCACTGAAGCCCAGCCAGGTGAACGAGTGAGTTTCTGGGGATAAGGTTACCTACAATCTGGAAATCTCAAAGGCAGCTGCTTCACCAGAAGCCTATCCCAGCAGGAGGGATGACTCATCCAACATCCCTGGAGCTCCTATCCAGCTTACAATCAGCTCCATCAAAACCAGTCCCCTCTCCCGGACTCTTATTACTTAATATGGCCTTAGGGGCAGACCTTGTGACTGTGAAACTTTCTGGGCTTCCAAACCTCCTAAGTTTTCTTAGCTTCCTGATTCCTGTGAGCTTCCCTCATTTCTTCAGAAGGGAATCTTTCTCTTCAGAGAAATTTTCACAACAGAGAGTGGCTGATGACTAGAGTATGCCATATCTATACTATAGAATaatatttaagagaaaaataCTGGTGGCACAGACAACTTTAATGGTCATCTAGAGAATTATGCTGAGAGAAAAAGTGTAACGACTGCATATGTTAGCACTGATTCTCTGTGGCCTTGAAAAGATAAGAGTGTAAGAAGGAGTCCTGATCCTGGAGGTCTCAGAGTTTCCTGCTGGACATCGGTTTCTCTTCAGAAGAGAATCAGGAAGGCCTGAGTCAAAGCTAGGGTGTTTCTGAATGTCTCTTGAGTAACTACTGGGAGAACAGCTGACTGCTCTCTGTGATGAGGGTGGGAGTCCCACTCAATGTGCCAAGGGCATGAATGCAAACACACATCCGATCCACTTTCCTAGCCAGTGTGTTTGGATGTAGGGATCCATACATGTGCAATACAGTATACATTCATGATTGTGGACATAGAAAAGTTAACTTTGGAGGATGCTATTCACACCTAatcctccagaaaaaaaaaaaaaaggttttatagGGGACATCAGTGAAAGAACTAGATGGCTATAATTAGATTTTccagaaacacaaaaagaaacaaaatattataaataattgtcTCAGTGATTTTGGAAGCTGAAAATTCCCAAAGCTTCAGCTGAAGATTCCCACAAGAAAAGTTTAAAGATACAAGTTCTGGTCCCCAATCTGGTAGACTGAGGACCAAGAAAAGTTGATGTTTCAATCCAGGTCCCAGGGACAAAATAAACTGGATGCTTCAGCACTCAGTCAGGCAGCAAGACCTCACTTTTACTCAGTATATTGTTCTAGTCATGCCCTTAGCAGATTGGTGACTCCCACCCTCATCACAAAGAGCAGTTGGTTTGAGACTttcagaaatctctctctctctctctctctctctctctctctgtctctgtctgtctgtctgtctgtctgtctctctctctctctctctctctctctctctctccctctctctctctctctctctctctccctcacacacacacacacacacacacatacacacacacacacacacacacacacacacacacacacacacacacacagagagagagagagagagagagagagagagagaaccattctGTACATGGCAGGTTGTGGCCAGTGAGGCAAGCCATTCAAGGCATGAGACACAGCTGAGTCTTGGGGCCGGAAGACCAAGATAAATGCTCAGATGTGTGGTTCTGGTGGCTCAGAGGTCACAGAGACAGAATGTGGGAAGAGTAAAAGCACAAGTGGAACCAGGACAGGAATCATAAATACAAACTTTCAAGCAAGTTCTGGCATGGGGAAAGTGCTCTCccaaaaaaagggggaaagatAATTGAACTCAGAGGAAATAAATCATGGGGGAACTGTGTCATATAAAGAATGGTCTGCTCGCATCCAGAACAGGGTCACAATGTGAGGCATGATAACAATTTCTCTAGGAAAAAACAATAAATGTGAAGAAAAGAAGCTATGTTCATGTCCTCCCTGAGCAAGGTGTGACTGCTGATTGTTTAAAGTGGCAAGTCTCTTTGTCtaacaagaacaagagagcacAGAGGAGACATTGCAGCCTCCAATTAAACAACACAGTAAAGAAATTATCTGACTTCTGCAAATAAATGTCCTGAAGCCATCCTCATAATATTCACAGTGAGCGCAGAGTGTGCAGGTGTAATTCCTACCATTGTCAGTCATTTCTAATTATTTCTGAGCTGGGTACTGATGCTAGCAGAGTAGGCACAGACATTGGTGGCTTAAAATTGaatgtaaaaagaaataattgaaaTTTTGAGACTAGCAAGGCCAGGCTGTCTCTGAGTCCTCACGCGGTTTCTGCAGTAGGAGGAGTGAGGTGACCCCAGGCAATAGAATTGCATCATTGGCAAACACACAGCTTTGCAGATGTCTGGAACAGGGTTTTGTGGGAAAGGGCAGGATTCAGTGCTGTTATCCATTGCAGGCCTGATTATAGGTTTGGTTTTGCAAAGACAGATGCTGGAGAAAAGTTTTATCAtgtagaaaagaaactaagatacaGATGTGGACACATAGGGGTCCAAAGTGGCCTTGGTCTACATgggtattaaaaaaaattacagaaagtaATGAAAAGAGATACATACCTTCAGGGAGCCAGTAAGTTTTGGCGACTGTTTAGGATGATGAGTGGACAAGCAAAAGGAAACTCgggaagggagacagagaaggacaccCTGCAACATAAAGCCAATCAAGATGAAACAGTCCCTAGAGAATGTCACTCACTTCAGTACCCACTGCCAACACTGAAGAGGCTGTTCCCTTCATATTTACTGTCACAGCTTGGTCTTAGGCTCTTATCAACCAAATttgtccttttctcctttttcctcatcaggctttcatataaaaaattgacatgaagttttttttcctgtcattCCAAGACCTTCCACAATGAAGCCCAATGTTCTTTCCGGGACTGTCCCCTGTGCCTCCATTACCCTATGGAGCATCCACAAGGGTCACCCAATTCCCTGCTTTAAAAACCCCAGACACATTAGTTACCTACTGCTATTATTCACATTGATTGTTGCCTTCATCGAAGGGCTGGGCCAATTGATATT
Encoded here:
- the Gm6760 gene encoding predicted gene 6760, with protein sequence MEEQPTQSNTLEKNEGEGPVQRQNKRDEKKEKIIRRVKEVLAQSPNKDKNATVVIVICYRGKKKRNPSQLEKNEGTQDHSSSPNNTQ